Proteins from one Ciconia boyciana chromosome 26, ASM3463844v1, whole genome shotgun sequence genomic window:
- the RIT1 gene encoding GTP-binding protein Rit1, protein MDSGARPGGGGGGCAPGQSREYKLVMLGAGGVGKSAMTMQFISHRFPEDHDPTIEDAYKIRIRIDDEPANLDILDTAGQAEFTAMRDQYMRAGEGFIICYSITDRRSFHEVREFKQLIYRVRRTDDTPVVLVGNKSDLTQLRQVSKEEGSALAREFNCPFFETSAAYRYYIDDVFHALVREIRRKEKEAVMAMEKKSKPKSSVWKRLKSPFRRKKDSVT, encoded by the exons ATGGATTCTGGAGCccgcccgggcggcggcggcggcggctgcgctCCGGGGCAGTCCCGCGAGTACAAGCTAGTGATGCTGGGCGCCGGCGGCGTCGGCAAGAGCG CCATGACCATGCAGTTCATCAGTCACCGGTTTCCAGAGGATCATGATCCCACAATTG AGGATGCTTATAAAATACGAATACGCATTGATGATGAACCTGCCAATCTGGATATCTTGGACACAGCAGGACAG GCAGAGTTTACGGCCATGAGAGACCAGTACATGAGGGCTGGCGAGGGATTTATCATCTGTTACTCAATCACAGACCGGCGCAGTTTCCACGAAGTGCGTGAGTTCAAACAGTTAATCTATCGTGTTCGACGCACGGATGACACTCCCGTGGTCCTGGTGGGAAATAAATCTGACCTAACACAGCTACGGCAG gtctCCAAAGAAGAAGGCTCTGCTTTAGCACGAGAATTCAATTGCCCTTTTTTTGAAACTTCAGCTGCATACCGTTATTATATTGATGATGTATTTCATGCTCTTGTGCGAGAAATCcgcaggaaagaaaaagaagcagtaatggcaatggaaaaaaaatcaaaacctaaaAGCAGTGTGTGGAAAAGACTGAAGTCACCATTTAGAAGGAAGAAGGATTCAGTCACTTGA